The following are encoded together in the Dyella terrae genome:
- the lpxC gene encoding UDP-3-O-acyl-N-acetylglucosamine deacetylase, translating to MIKQRTLKNIIRATGVGLHTGDKVYMTLRPAAPNTGIVFRRTDLNPPVEIHARPDNVGDTRLSTTLVNGDVRVSTVEHLLSAMAGLGIDNAYVDLSAPEVPIMDGSAGPFVFLLQSAGIEEQNVAKRFIRIKKPIKVQDGDKWASFEPFEGFKVGFSIEFNHPIISKRTSRAEIDFSTTSFVKEVSRARTFGFMRDIEMLREHNLALGGSMDNAVVLDDYRVLNEDGLRYEDEFVKHKILDAIGDLYLLGHSLVGAYYAHKSGHELNNKLLRTLMADASAWEEVSFADDPATSPISYAHPAQAI from the coding sequence ATGATCAAGCAGCGTACGCTCAAGAACATTATTCGCGCCACAGGCGTCGGTCTGCATACCGGCGACAAGGTGTACATGACGCTTCGCCCCGCTGCCCCGAATACGGGCATCGTGTTTCGTCGTACCGATTTGAATCCGCCGGTCGAAATCCACGCGCGCCCCGACAACGTCGGTGACACGCGTCTGTCGACCACGCTCGTTAATGGCGATGTGCGCGTCTCGACGGTGGAGCATCTGCTCTCCGCGATGGCCGGCCTCGGCATCGACAATGCTTACGTCGATCTTTCTGCGCCGGAAGTGCCGATCATGGATGGCAGCGCAGGTCCGTTCGTGTTCCTGCTGCAGTCTGCCGGCATCGAAGAGCAGAACGTCGCCAAGCGCTTCATCCGCATCAAGAAGCCGATCAAGGTGCAGGACGGCGACAAGTGGGCGAGCTTTGAGCCGTTCGAAGGCTTCAAGGTTGGTTTCTCGATCGAGTTCAACCACCCGATCATCAGCAAGCGCACGTCGCGCGCCGAGATCGACTTCTCCACGACATCGTTCGTGAAGGAAGTGAGCCGCGCCCGTACCTTCGGTTTCATGCGTGACATCGAGATGCTGCGCGAACATAACCTCGCGCTCGGCGGCTCGATGGACAACGCCGTGGTGCTCGACGACTACCGCGTGCTCAACGAAGATGGCCTCCGTTACGAGGATGAGTTCGTCAAGCACAAGATCCTCGACGCGATCGGCGATCTCTACCTGCTGGGCCACAGCCTGGTTGGTGCCTACTACGCCCACAAGTCGGGTCACGAGCTCAACAATAAGCTCCTCCGTACCCTGATGGCCGATGCCTCGGCCTGGGAAGAGGTCAGCTTCGCGGACGATCCGGCGACCTCGCCGATCTCCTACGCCCACCCGGCGCAGGCGATCTGA
- a CDS encoding DciA family protein has product MSASMQRDAPKPSRRTGSGLKAITEYGPIASLARKARKLDALDRALRQTLPSPLREQVRFANLQDGRLIFLAPSSALAARLRLLQAQILSTARAVGTYANSVTVKVAPPSTGRHRAGSVKTAFASRRLSPESRRGLNHRPRITGTVP; this is encoded by the coding sequence ATGTCGGCATCCATGCAGCGCGACGCTCCAAAACCCTCTCGCCGCACCGGTTCTGGACTAAAAGCCATCACCGAGTATGGTCCCATTGCTTCACTGGCCCGCAAGGCCCGGAAGCTGGATGCGTTGGATCGCGCACTGCGCCAGACGTTACCGTCACCACTCCGCGAGCAAGTTCGTTTCGCCAACCTGCAAGACGGCCGTCTTATTTTCTTGGCTCCGTCATCGGCTCTGGCCGCCAGGCTGCGCCTACTCCAGGCACAAATCCTCTCGACCGCACGCGCCGTAGGCACGTACGCCAATTCAGTCACCGTGAAAGTGGCCCCCCCCTCTACCGGTAGACATCGTGCCGGATCGGTCAAAACCGCTTTCGCCAGCCGCCGCCTCTCACCTGAGAGCCGCCGCGGCCTCAACCACAGACCCCGAATTACGGGAACTGTTCCTTGA
- a CDS encoding M23 family metallopeptidase: protein MQIILVSRTKKVPKTFNLADRRLRYRLMGAAAAAILGCAGLGGAVAMVAASPHDRALTEIRRLRQQVQQQNDQLAGIRKDSQRDIDALAVKLGQLQAQSTRLNALGERLTQVGKLDDGEFNFDEQPAVGGVEDASDSGYLLPQNLDTSINQLANQFDSQQAQLSALQSLLLDAKIESNLKPTGMPVEGYISSYFGGRPDPFSGHSAYHTGLDISAPKGTPVHAVAEGMVTYAGDRTGYGEVIEIDHGNGYMTRYAHNSKLEVHPGQRVHVGDVVSEAGSTGRSTGSHVHFEVWYKGRVVNPLAFVKNHR, encoded by the coding sequence ATGCAAATCATACTTGTGTCCCGCACCAAAAAGGTGCCCAAAACTTTCAATCTCGCCGACCGGCGCCTGCGCTATCGCCTGATGGGGGCGGCTGCTGCGGCGATCCTGGGGTGTGCGGGATTGGGCGGCGCGGTGGCCATGGTCGCGGCCAGCCCGCATGACCGGGCGTTGACGGAGATACGCCGGCTTCGTCAGCAAGTGCAGCAGCAGAACGATCAGCTCGCCGGTATCCGTAAGGATTCCCAGCGCGACATCGACGCGCTGGCCGTAAAGTTGGGTCAGCTTCAAGCACAGTCCACCCGTCTCAATGCCTTGGGTGAGCGCCTGACCCAGGTCGGCAAGCTCGACGATGGCGAATTCAATTTCGACGAACAGCCGGCGGTCGGTGGTGTGGAGGATGCGTCGGACAGCGGGTATTTGCTGCCCCAGAACCTGGATACCAGCATCAATCAGCTCGCCAACCAGTTCGACAGTCAGCAGGCGCAGCTTTCAGCGCTGCAAAGCCTGCTGCTGGATGCCAAGATCGAGTCCAATCTCAAGCCCACTGGGATGCCAGTCGAGGGCTACATTTCCTCCTACTTCGGTGGCCGGCCCGATCCGTTCAGTGGGCATAGCGCTTACCACACGGGCCTGGACATCTCCGCTCCGAAGGGGACGCCGGTACACGCCGTGGCCGAGGGCATGGTGACCTACGCCGGTGACCGTACCGGCTATGGTGAGGTCATCGAAATCGACCATGGCAACGGCTACATGACTCGCTATGCCCACAACAGCAAGCTCGAGGTCCACCCGGGCCAGCGCGTCCACGTGGGTGACGTGGTGTCCGAGGCGGGCTCTACCGGCCGCTCGACCGGTTCGCACGTGCATTTCGAGGTCTGGTACAAGGGCCGCGTGGTCAATCCGCTGGCTTTCGTGAAGAACCATCGCTGA